A region from the Linepithema humile isolate Giens D197 chromosome 1, Lhum_UNIL_v1.0, whole genome shotgun sequence genome encodes:
- the Ude gene encoding uncharacterized protein Ude, whose translation MRSKSAEREARGMGFKDEQTALNTLEILDGHDILYQYSIITDFIRRAKSTLEDTRDEKKLADLRDGLEIFEDWLADFEENNRMKERLPYLPIGTVNVFYDHAKKYGVWDDEFFEAYKNTDGDYEDLCEMEVPGGGGITWDVERNRRLKEIICKIKNEHISLYEDVRFSNFRQPTKEHTQCIAYSHTVLILILISRHPLTNTRNFGPVLPWSYPSYPSNVIFLLNFGQRFYARDANAIAIVNQCLNNLKELQE comes from the exons ATGAGATCGAAATCTGCAGAACGGGAGGCAAGAGGGATGGGTTTCAAGGACGAGCAGACAGCGCTGAACACGCTCGAGATCCTGGACGGTCACGATATCTTATATCAGTATAGCATAATTACAGACTTCATCAGGCGCGCGAAAAGTACGCTGGAGGACACGCGGGACGAGAAGAAGCTGGCGGATCTGCGGGACGGCTTGGAGATCTTTGAAGACTGGTTAGCGGATTTTGAAGAGAACAATCGTATGAAGGAAAGACTCCCGTACCTGCCGATCGGAACGGTCAATGTATTTTACGATCATGCGAAGAAATACGGCGTGTGGGATGACGAGTTTTTCGA GGCGTATAAGAACACGGATGGCGACTACGAAGACCTGTGCGAAATGGAAGTACCCGGCGGCGGAGGCATCACGTGGGATGTCGAAAGAAACAGGCGCTTGAAGGagattatttgcaaaatcaaGAATGAACACATTTCGTTGTACGAAGATGTCCGATTTTCGAATTTCCGTCAACCGACGAAGGAACACACACAATGCATCGCGTACTCGCATACAGTCCTGATCCTCATTTTAATATCTCGTCATCCTCTTACCAACACCAGGAATTTTGGGCCAGTTTTGCCATGGAGTTATCCTAGTTATCCCAGTAATGTCATTTTCTTACTCAATTTTGGACAAAGATTCTATGCCAGAGACGCGAATGCGATAGCAATAGTAAATCAGTGCTTGAATAATCTGAAGGAATTACAAGAATAA